In one window of Drosophila innubila isolate TH190305 chromosome 2L unlocalized genomic scaffold, UK_Dinn_1.0 4_B_2L, whole genome shotgun sequence DNA:
- the LOC117781817 gene encoding GATA zinc finger domain-containing protein 16 — translation MVKRTQSKFLLENTDKIDQINLKMEPNDEVVERQKLVPNDVETEEEAKSAQTPATPVAVPKINIKGISSGETTRSRNSASCSIERTISEKGQGQGQQQQPSAKTTLQYVNERRPRPHAQGSNNNAAGDERFEFKTRPRKLLKEGHQVDAMHSSEHSLNSITLVSSEWLSPDPKINNTNISNNNNDNDNDNNNNNNNSNTNTPSLQRRKTHIQTQPLTMPNESVHSDKFDDRPIKHHSFVSEVPDVKHMERALLGLLDDFHSGKLKAFGSGCTMDQMTKIREQQESLAKLHFELAAAEEDSLEHGNEFNTSRAQENMLQLMQRLEQLSISIEQLQTSHTGL, via the exons ATGGTCAAACGCACACAAAGCAAATTTTTGCTTGAAAACACGGATAAAATAGatcaaataaacttaaaaatggAGCCAAACGATGAAGTTGTTGAGCGTCAAAAGCTAGTGCCAAATGATGTTGAAACGGAGGAGGAAGCGAAATCAGCCCAGACACCTGCCACACCCGTTGCGGTGCCAAAGATTAAT attaaAGGCATATCCAGTGGGGAAACTACACGTAGCCGCAACTCGGCCTCCTGCTCCATCGAGCGCACCATCTCCGAGAAGGGGCAGGGACAgggacaacagcaacagccttCTGCCAAAACAACACTGCAATACGTCAATGAGCGCCGGCCACGCCCCCACGCacaaggcagcaacaacaatgcagctGGCGATGAGCGTTTTGAGTTTAAAACACGTCCACGCAAATTGCTGAAAG AAGGTCATCAGGTAGACGCCATGCACAGTAGTGAACACAGCTTGAATAGCATAACACTGGTAAGCAGCGAGTGGTTGTCCCCAGATCCCAAAATcaacaacaccaacatcagtaacaacaacaacgataacgacaacgacaacaacaataacaacaacaatagcaatacaAATACGCCAAGCTTGCAGCGCCGTAAGACGCATATCCAAACCCAACCATTGACAATGCCAAACGAAAGCGTTCACAGTGACAAGTTCGACGATCGTCCGATTAAACATCATTCCTTTGTTTCCGAAGTTCCCGATGTGAAGCATATGGAGCGTGCGCTGCTTGGACTGCTGGATGATTTTCATTCGGGCAAACTGAAGGCTTTCG GCTCTGGCTGCACCATGGATCAGATGACCAAAATACGAGAGCAACAGGAGAGTTTAgccaaattgcattttgaattGGCCGCTGCCGAGGAAGACTCACTGGAGCATGGAAATGAGTTCAATACCAGCAGAGCCCAAGAGAATATGCTGCAGCTGATGCAGCGTCTCGAACAGTTGTCCATCTCAATTGAACAGCTACAGACGAGTCACACGGGTCTCTGA
- the LOC117780116 gene encoding cytochrome c oxidase subunit 7A1, mitochondrial — protein sequence MALPEGLAGKMKTFQAINDLPVHLKGGPADKVLFGITAALCGVGLVSIVHMIYTMGFSKKKA from the exons ATGGCTTTACCTGAGGGATTAGCTGGTAAAATGAAGACTTTTCAG GCAATAAATGATCTGCCCGTTCACCTGAAAGGTGGACCAGCCGATAAAGTTCTATTTGGCATTACTGCAGCTCTGTGTGGTGTGGGTTTAGTGAGCATCGTGCACATGATCTACACAATGGGTTTCTCTAAAAAGAAGGCATAA